GCTATAGAATGATGCATGACTATTTAAATTTAGAAGGAATTTACGTTTCAAAGTCGACTGTGTACAGATATATGAAAGAACTAGGAATTGAAGCAATTATCAACAAGAAGAAACCACTGTATATTAAAGGAAAAGCTCATAAAATATTTGG
The window above is part of the Sebaldella sp. S0638 genome. Proteins encoded here:
- a CDS encoding IS3 family transposase gives rise to the protein MLKRIEEIYHQNHGNPGYRMMHDYLNLEGIYVSKSTVYRYMKELGIEAIINKKKPLYIKGKAHKIFG